A section of the Engystomops pustulosus chromosome 3, aEngPut4.maternal, whole genome shotgun sequence genome encodes:
- the LOC140122952 gene encoding uncharacterized protein, translating into MLHFNKSQLCEQDLNISSLTWLLLLLPADTNEEKNMSPKLKNGTAHKPVKSDDDKTPPSLRNRALPPTPKNLQANAPAADEVDPLYDSPNEIKERQEETHTGDHPRDGSNLTNISQTISKTIPENQAGQKLEVVNPLYASTIEVKVIPSSIGMKSEPPTYETIERKSNSTGEASETTSNPGGETNEKTSNPNHEANETTSNPVREANETTSNPIGKASQKDGVSKTRVVNEPIYAVVHKDPSVKKKPPPLTLGEENNIANDQKVDFVPSLHTTQMPQSPSQMPQSPSQILDSMLSNLKSKGKKSSPLSKEVITVMVGPEVPPPIPEKLFDIESELEQSTIEDDTKISRDLLA; encoded by the exons ATGTTACATTTTAACAAATCACAGTTGTGTGAACAGGACTTAAATATCAGCAGTCTGACATGGTTGCTCCTTCTTCTCCCTGCAGACACCAATGAAGAGAAGAACATGTCACCCAAGCTGAAAAATGGTACGGCCCATAAACCTGTAAAGAGCGATGATGATAAAACACCCCCTAGCCTTAGGAATAGAGCGCTCCCACCAACCCCCAAGAACCTACAGGCCAATGCACCTGCAGCGGATGAGGTCGACCCCCTCTATGACTCTCCAAACGAGATAAAGGAACGGCAGGAGGAGACACACACGGGTGACCACCCCAGAG ATGGAAGCAATTTGACCAACATCTCCCAAACCATATCCAAAACCATCCCTGAAAACCAAGCTGGGCAGAAATTGGAAGTGGTGAACCCTTTATATGCCTCAACAATAGAGGTGAAAGTTATCCCATCATCTATAGGGATGAAATCCGAACCTCCAACTTATGAAACCATTGAGAGAAAATCCAATTCTACTGGTGAAGCCAGTGAGACAACATCCAATCCTGGTGGTGAAACCAATGAGAAAACATCCAATCCCAATCATGAAGCCAATGAGACAACATCTAATCCTGTTCGTGAAGCCAATGAGACAACATCGAATCCTATTGGTAAAGCCAGTCAGAAGGATGGAGTCAGTAAGACCCGGGTTGTTAATGAACCTATATATGCTGTAGTTCATAAAGACCCTTCAGTGAAGAAGAAGCCTCCACCACTAACTCTAGGAGAGGAGAATAATATAGCTAACGACCAAAAAGTTGACTTTGTTCCATCCCTCCATACAACACAAATGCCCCAGAGTCCATCACAAATGCCCCAGAGTCCATCACAAATTCTGGATTCAATGTTATCCAACTTAAAGTCTAAGGGCAAAAAGTCTTCACCTCTCTCTAAAGAAGTCATCACTGTAATGGTTGGTCCAGAAGTTCCACCACCGATTCCCGAAAAGCTATTCGACATTGAAAGTGAACTTGAACAGTCTACAATTGAA GATGACACCAAAATCTCTAGGGATCTACTGGCCTGA
- the LOC140120736 gene encoding uncharacterized protein: MSKMAFLSMERLLALVQENPMLWDKQDESFSDRARKAKKWEEVTAELLPDEWSEARTTKQRKALVEIITKRWTSACDRYKREKSMKAKSGKGKLKNKPYTKYLRFLDAVMDVGNTADNLAEPPGPEMAASSGDDAPTDVEDAGGEAGTSNQEQHEDPAPATPPPAHLSATPMHSRWRGPPQVQEKTTMENVALLEIFDQLRNRRDDSPEDLYLRGLAPKLKRVAEQDMANCKAALLAVVQIFKKNDYLYKNEVALFLDRHRERVGGQLPPSPPRSTRLYPTFEGP, encoded by the exons ATGAGCAAAATGGCTTTCCTGTCCATGGAACGTCTTCTAGCTTTAGTCCAGGAGAATCCAATGTTGTGGGATAAGCAAGACGAGAGCTTCTCAGACCGCGCACGAAAGGCCAAAAAGTGGGAGGAGGTGACGGCTGAGTTGCTTCCGGATGAATGGAGTGAGGCGAGGACCACAAAGCAGCGTAAAGCACTTG TAGAAATCATCACCAAGCGTTGGACATCTGCTTGCGATCGATATAAAAGAGAAAAGAGTATGAAGGCCAAAAGCGGGAAAGGGAAATTGAAGAATAAACCATACACCAAGTACCTACGTTTTTTGGACGCAGTAATGGATGTTGGAAA TACGGCTGATAACCTGGCAGAACCACCAGGCCCAGAGATGGCTGCCTCCTCTGGCGACGATGCGCCCACTGATGTGGAGGACGCGGGTGGAGAGGCTGGTACTTCCAATCAGGAGCAGCATGAAGATCCTGCTCCTGCGACACCACCCCCAGCACATCTATCTGCCACACCCATGCATAGTCGATGGCGCGGGCCACCGCAGGTCCAGGAGAAGACGACTATGGAGAATGTGGCTCTATTAGAAATATTCGATCAGTTGCGGAATCGTAGGGATGACTCCCCAGAGGATCTCTACCTAAGGGGACTGGCGCCCAAATTAAAAAGAGTGGCCGAACAAGACATGGCCAACTGTAAAGCGGCACTGCTTGCCGTTGtgcagatatttaaaaaaaatgattatcTTTACAAAAATGAGGTGGCTCTGTTCCTGGACCGGCACCGGGAACGTGTTGGAGGCCAACTTCCGCCCAGCCCTCCACGGTCCACTAGGTTGTACCCCACCTTTGAAGGCCCATGA